The Radiobacillus deserti genomic interval CGGAAAGCCATTCCATACGGATTTCTTAATCCCCACGCCAATAGTTCCGGTTCCGTTCCATCTGGCTTGGCCCGCCATAATCCGGTACTGCACCATAGCTCACCGGTTATCTTCTCACCTTTTTCCGACGGAGTACCAAAAGGCTTAAAGGCACCTGTTTCCGTTAAATAAGGAAAAGGCATAAGCGGATTCCTGCTTGTCACATTCTGTCCCGTTAACGTAATATCTTCACCTGGTATATCATGTGCTTCCGGATGCTTTGCTAAATCCACTGTAAAACCAGGTGGTAATGAAACTCCATTTTGCGATACGGAACCATGTGCAAAATAAAGAAGCCCATCATGAGGACCGAATAGTGGACCTCCTGGTTCATGCCACCCACCACTAGGGATTTCATCAAAAAGAACGGTGCGCTCTTTCGTTTCAACATCGTAACGAACCACGCGGGCTTGATAGCCGCCTTTGCAAATTACATATAGATAGCCATCACGATAGGTAACCCCTCTTGGGCCACCTAATTCTTCTACAGCAAAGACTTCTATCTCACCGCTTGGCTTTCTTTCTAATATTCGTGGTGGGAGTGCGGGTCTCGTTGGCCAAGTACTTCCACCTTCCAAAATGTACAGCGTTCCATCATCCGCGAACCCCATACCTGTCGGAAAGGAAAGACCAGCCACTACAACTTCGACTTTATAGCCTTTCGGAACTTCTACGTCAGATGGATCTAGTAATGGGCGTGCACTTGTCGGTAATTTTATCGATTGTTCATATGCATGGATAGTAGAAATGAGTTGCATTCCAGTCCGCCTCCTTGTTTAACTTAGTAAAAAGTATCCTCTATTTCTAACCCCTATATACTGGATTCTCTGAATATTGGAAATATCCGACGGAATGAAGTGACAATCACCAAGCATTATTCATCTATATTATTTATATTGATTTAGAATCTAAAAGAAAAACCAGAGCAGCTCAGCTCTGGTTTTCTCTCTGTTTAATTTCTACTAAAGGTTCCCTCTTTGCTGGCCAAAACGCCCATTTACCAAGAATAGCCGTAATAGCTGGAACAAGGAATGGTCTGACGATAAATGTATCAATGAGCACCCCAAGTGCAGTGATTGTACCGAAGTGGACGAGAATTTGAATTGGCAATGTCGTTAACACCATGAACGTCCCAGCTAAGATTAGTCCCGCAGAGGTAATGACTCCACCAGTTTCCACTGTGCCTTGACTAATCGCTTCATGCAAAGGCAGGTGACGCGATTTTTTCCAAATGCTCGAAATCATAAAGATATTATAATCTTCTCCTAACGCGACAATAAACACAAATGCATAAAGAGGAATAAATCCTTGAATGGCCTCCACACCGAATCCATAATGCAGGATAATCCAACCAAGTCCTAACGCACTAAAGTACGATAACAATACCGTTCCAATAAGATACGCAGTTGCCGTGATGGAACGCAAGTAAACGAATAAAAGCAGGGCAATGAACCCAATAATAATCGGAATGATGATTTGTTGATCATCCATTACCGTTAGCCTCGTATCATATTGGGTAGCGGTCTGTCCTCCAATCCAGATTCTTTCTGAATCCGCAATCGAGCTAACAGAGCTACGAATATCCGTAATTCTGTCCATCGCTTCATTTGAATAAGGATTTCTATCTAGTTCTACATCCAACAAATAAAGAGAAGTGTTTTCCTCACTTTGTTGAGCAGGTTTTACATTAGCAATGTAGGATTTACCTTGTAGTACTTCCGTAACCTCTGTCACGGTTTGCTCATCTGTCGCTTCTATAACCACTTGTACAGGAGCAAGCTCCCCTTCATTAAAGTGTTCGGATAAAAGCTCAAATCCTTCCCTTGACGGCATATCCTCTGGAAAAGCATCTAGTGTATTGTACGTAAACTTCATCCCAAACGAAAAGAATGCTAAAATACCTAACAATACAATCCCTGAAATGGCAACGAACCATGACTTCGTTGTAACCCACTTTCCAATTGTTTTTGCAAATCGTCCAGTCTCTTTTACTTTTGGAACGGATTTTCCTTTTTTCTTCGAGCGCTCCTCTTTCATTTCTGGAGTTCTAGGAATAAAAGGATAGAACGAAGCTCTTCCTAAAATACTCAATATGGCAGGGACTAATGAAATACTAGCTAGCATCATGATAAAAATCGCAACACTAAACGGAATCGCAAAACGGTGAATCGATCCATAGTCAGCAACTAGTAAGACGAGGAGCGCTACTACTACCGTTAAACCACTCATTGCGATTGCACCCCAAGAGAAGGTAAAGGCATGCTTTAACGCTTCGGTTGGATCTTTTTCTTCACGAAGGTTTCTTCGGTAACGAGAAATTAAGAACAAACAATAATCCGTACCTGCACCAAATAATAAGACTGTCATAATGGCTATTGCCTGTGAATCAAAATCAATCCAATTCACTTTAGCCATCGATCCTAAAACAGGACTTATAATGAGGTAAGCCATCCCTACACAAATAAGTGGAATTAGAGCTAATATAGGGGAGCGGTAAATCACTAATAAGAACACTAAGACAATAATAACCGTGCCAATTAGTAATGATAAGTCACCCTGACTAAACAATTCTGTTGCGTCTACTGCTATACCCGCGGGACCTGTTACACGAACTGCTAATCCATCGTCATCCAAAGATACTTCAAACGGGCTTTGCTCGAATTCTTGTTTAGCAATATTCTTCATTGATTGCAAAGTCTCATTCATCTTTTCTGTTTCCATGTTATCCGGGAATTGAATAGGTAAGACGAAGGTAGTACCATCCTCTGAAACCTGTTGCTTCAATGCAGGTAAAGGAAGTTGCTGAAAGGGCGGAATGGTGACCCCCTCATATCCTTCTGCCTGTAATGCTTTCACATAGGATTGTATGGCAGATAAGTCCTCCTCCTGTATCTCAGAGGACTTATACCATGAAAGTAGTGCTGGAAGTCCGGAGCCCGTTGAAAAATTTTCTTTGATAACTTGGGCTGCTTGTTCAGATGGAACATCTGTTAAAAATTCTTCCGCTTGTTCATTTTTTTGTGAATCTGCCTGTGGAAAGATCAGCGTAAAGATTGCAATGACACCAATCCAGACTCCGACTGTCACCCATCTCCCCAATGTACTTGTTACAAAATTTGCATACCTTTGAAACATACTTTTCATGCTTACACCCCTCCGACTTATCACTTGATAAGTAATATGTAAAAAAAGAAGCTCTATTCCAAATCTTTAGAACTTCCTATTCCATTTAAAAATAATTTAGAAATGAGTTTAGATTTCCTATTTGCTTCTTGCCGCCTCTCGGAAACACCCCACTCTCTTTGTTGGTTTGGAAAAGAGGATTTTATGAAATCGAGTAACAAATAGGCTAACTCCACTTCATTTGTCTCTAGAATTTCCAGAGATTTTATTTCTTTTTCGTTTACTGCTTCCTTTAGTATGTCAACGACCGGATTCAGATAACTATCCAACCACCACACCCTCATTTTTTTCTGTGTCTCTTCATCCATTTCGTGTCTTACATCGTGAAACATTTGATTAAAGTCCACTTCATGATTCATGAGCATGTAATAGGATAGGCTCTCAATACGCATTTCCAATCGATTGGATTGGTGGACGATTTTCTTAATGGCCAGTTTTGTTCGACGCATGTTGGCTTGAACGACTTCTAAGTAAATCGTCTTTTTATTTTTAAAATGGTGGTACAAAGCTGGTTGAGTTAACCCACATGCATCCGCTATCTTCCTTGTTGAAACTGCTCGATACCCATAGGTCATGAATAAACGATCTGCAATGTCGATAATGTTTTGCTTGGTGATATGCGTTGCATTATCTTTTACAACGGGTATTTTTTTATCGTCCATGTTTAATTTATCCCTTTCCACACATTAAACTTATCGCTTGATAAGTAAAATTATACGAAGTTTTTATTTTTATTTCCAGTCTTCTACTTTCATGGTTCGCTTAAATGTCTATTAACATCATTTTATTTTCAAGCTTGAGAATATTAGTATGCTTGAATCTCATTATTAAGTTCCCTTCGACTTTTATCTACTCAAAAACCATTGACAGATAGGTTAATTGTTGCCATAATATCAGAGATAAGTAGATACGGTTACCTTTAAATCAGTCCAGAGAGGCTGGCAAGGTGTTGCAGAACGAGCTTCTGCATTAGCATTGTGTGCTTAGGGAAGGATGTCCTTAACCATAGAGTGCCAAGCATCTTGCCGATTGGGCAAGGTGCTTTTTTTATGAAGGTAACGCCATTCTATCTTACACATTCTTACGTTAAAGGGGAGAAAGAAATGGCACACAAAGAAGTTCAAGTTCATGAAAAATTACCATTACTTCAAAGCATACCGCTTAGCTTACAGCACCTATTCGCGATGTTTGGGTCTACAGTTTTGGTGCCCGTACTATTCGGGGTTGATCCTGCTACGATCCTATTAATGAATGGAATCGGAACACTCTTATATATTTTTATTACGAAAGGGAAGATTCCAGCTTACCTTGGATCAAGCTTCGCCTTCATTTCACCCGTTTTCGCTGTATTAGGAAAATACCAGGACGGCGCTGGGTACAGTTACGTCTTAGGTGGTTTCTTATTTGTCGGAATTATATTAGTTCTTGTATCTTTCATCATTAAAATAGCAGGTACATCCTGGATTGACGTTATTTTCCCACCTGCAGCAATGGGTGCTATCGTTGCCGTTATTGGATTAGAGCTTGTGCCTGTTGCAGCTGAAATGGCGGGTTGGATTGCGCCTGCCGACGCAACAGATTGGACAATGGACTCCACGACTGTATTAATCTCTTTCTTAACGCTCATGATAACCATCATTTGTTGGGTGACATTACGCGGATTCTTAAAAATCATACCAATTCTTATTGGAATCATTGCAGGATACATTATCTCTTATGCATTCGGAATAGTAGATTTTTCAAGTGTGAAAGAAGCTGCTTGGATTTCCATGCCACAATACTATCAAATGAAGTTTAATGTTTCTGATATCTTAATGATTCTTCCTGCCGTACTTGTATTAATTCCAGAGCATATCGGTCACCTTTTCGTTACTGGCAACATTGTAAAAAAGGACCTTACAAAAGACCCTGGGCTAGATCGTTCCCTTGCAAGTAATGGAATTTCCACTATTATTTCAAGCTTTGTAGGTGCAACTCCTAATACGACGTACGGAGAAAACATTGGAGTTCTTGCTATCTCTCGTGTGTACTCCACTTATATCATTGGGCTAGCTGCAATTATTGCAATCATTCTTTCCTTCTGCGGAAAACTAGCAGCCTTAATTTCTTCTATCCCAGCTCCTGTGATGGGCGGGATTTCGATTCTATTATTCGGGATTATCGCGGCGAGTGGGATTCGTATGT includes:
- a CDS encoding PQQ-dependent sugar dehydrogenase, whose translation is MQLISTIHAYEQSIKLPTSARPLLDPSDVEVPKGYKVEVVVAGLSFPTGMGFADDGTLYILEGGSTWPTRPALPPRILERKPSGEIEVFAVEELGGPRGVTYRDGYLYVICKGGYQARVVRYDVETKERTVLFDEIPSGGWHEPGGPLFGPHDGLLYFAHGSVSQNGVSLPPGFTVDLAKHPEAHDIPGEDITLTGQNVTSRNPLMPFPYLTETGAFKPFGTPSEKGEKITGELWCSTGLWRAKPDGTEPELLAWGLRNPYGMAFREDGELYVSDNGLEEKGERAIAGDPDRIWHIKNAKTSHHSIEKPDWYGFPDYRADGVKVWKEECHVEKGKNAEQLIEDPPEWAGPPVYFEKPHSCMTKMDFCKSEHFGHKGKLFACEWGTLAPLNSPHHKDTNHGFQVIMVDVEKGDSEVFLHNKQEGAASYHGSGGIERPVDCKFHPDGESLYVLDFGVSPVTEGYMQAYGHTGVLWKITKE
- a CDS encoding MMPL family transporter, whose protein sequence is MKSMFQRYANFVTSTLGRWVTVGVWIGVIAIFTLIFPQADSQKNEQAEEFLTDVPSEQAAQVIKENFSTGSGLPALLSWYKSSEIQEEDLSAIQSYVKALQAEGYEGVTIPPFQQLPLPALKQQVSEDGTTFVLPIQFPDNMETEKMNETLQSMKNIAKQEFEQSPFEVSLDDDGLAVRVTGPAGIAVDATELFSQGDLSLLIGTVIIVLVFLLVIYRSPILALIPLICVGMAYLIISPVLGSMAKVNWIDFDSQAIAIMTVLLFGAGTDYCLFLISRYRRNLREEKDPTEALKHAFTFSWGAIAMSGLTVVVALLVLLVADYGSIHRFAIPFSVAIFIMMLASISLVPAILSILGRASFYPFIPRTPEMKEERSKKKGKSVPKVKETGRFAKTIGKWVTTKSWFVAISGIVLLGILAFFSFGMKFTYNTLDAFPEDMPSREGFELLSEHFNEGELAPVQVVIEATDEQTVTEVTEVLQGKSYIANVKPAQQSEENTSLYLLDVELDRNPYSNEAMDRITDIRSSVSSIADSERIWIGGQTATQYDTRLTVMDDQQIIIPIIIGFIALLLFVYLRSITATAYLIGTVLLSYFSALGLGWIILHYGFGVEAIQGFIPLYAFVFIVALGEDYNIFMISSIWKKSRHLPLHEAISQGTVETGGVITSAGLILAGTFMVLTTLPIQILVHFGTITALGVLIDTFIVRPFLVPAITAILGKWAFWPAKREPLVEIKQRENQS
- a CDS encoding TetR/AcrR family transcriptional regulator codes for the protein MDDKKIPVVKDNATHITKQNIIDIADRLFMTYGYRAVSTRKIADACGLTQPALYHHFKNKKTIYLEVVQANMRRTKLAIKKIVHQSNRLEMRIESLSYYMLMNHEVDFNQMFHDVRHEMDEETQKKMRVWWLDSYLNPVVDILKEAVNEKEIKSLEILETNEVELAYLLLDFIKSSFPNQQREWGVSERRQEANRKSKLISKLFLNGIGSSKDLE
- the uraA gene encoding uracil permease; the protein is MAHKEVQVHEKLPLLQSIPLSLQHLFAMFGSTVLVPVLFGVDPATILLMNGIGTLLYIFITKGKIPAYLGSSFAFISPVFAVLGKYQDGAGYSYVLGGFLFVGIILVLVSFIIKIAGTSWIDVIFPPAAMGAIVAVIGLELVPVAAEMAGWIAPADATDWTMDSTTVLISFLTLMITIICWVTLRGFLKIIPILIGIIAGYIISYAFGIVDFSSVKEAAWISMPQYYQMKFNVSDILMILPAVLVLIPEHIGHLFVTGNIVKKDLTKDPGLDRSLASNGISTIISSFVGATPNTTYGENIGVLAISRVYSTYIIGLAAIIAIILSFCGKLAALISSIPAPVMGGISILLFGIIAASGIRMLVESKVDYNKSQNLILTCIVLVIGISGAAVHIGEVELKGMGLATIVAIALSIFFKVLDMLKLSNED